The Gemmatimonadaceae bacterium genome contains a region encoding:
- a CDS encoding S8 family peptidase — protein sequence MRSRFTTPNVPRRVAFGAAAVAIFGCAQASQPGLSSTKPTVATAGYYSFAANSARPLVAAHTVSFALDRIDQRDLPLDHTYRHNGTGRGVTVYVFDGGVSMDHPELVGRVRRGYSAFPEDPALCNAHGTAVAGAIAGKTLGVAPEAEIVDVKMVQCEKLRGTIKGIVDGAKWAIEDHKRHPGTPAVANWSFIADTAARIPALDSSVAALRAAGIPVVVSAGNLEINACRVSPGNAEGTIVVGASALVRDSDRGAGDPIDRRAPGTAWGPCVDVYAPGDSVLLPSLDKDQSPTVQLWNGTSMSAGYVSGAAALFLESNPTATPDDVGQYLRQTSTKNVVRDAKSPFSRMLFVGPRSEVKIAARGDSKGP from the coding sequence ATGCGCTCCCGTTTCACGACACCGAACGTCCCTCGCCGCGTCGCCTTTGGCGCGGCTGCTGTGGCGATCTTCGGGTGCGCGCAGGCATCTCAGCCGGGCCTGTCGAGCACGAAGCCGACCGTAGCAACTGCCGGTTATTACAGCTTCGCCGCCAACAGCGCCCGACCACTTGTCGCTGCGCATACCGTCTCATTCGCGCTCGATCGCATCGATCAGCGCGACCTGCCGCTCGATCACACTTACCGCCACAACGGTACCGGTCGCGGCGTCACCGTCTACGTATTCGACGGCGGCGTCTCCATGGATCATCCCGAGCTCGTTGGTCGGGTCCGTCGTGGCTACTCGGCGTTTCCCGAAGATCCGGCCCTCTGCAACGCGCACGGCACCGCTGTCGCCGGCGCGATTGCGGGCAAAACGCTCGGCGTCGCGCCCGAAGCCGAGATCGTCGACGTGAAGATGGTGCAGTGCGAGAAGCTGCGCGGAACGATCAAGGGCATCGTCGACGGAGCGAAGTGGGCCATCGAAGACCACAAGCGGCATCCGGGCACGCCCGCCGTCGCGAACTGGTCGTTCATCGCCGATACCGCTGCGCGCATTCCGGCGCTCGACAGCTCCGTCGCCGCGCTCCGCGCCGCTGGCATTCCAGTGGTCGTGTCCGCAGGCAATCTCGAGATCAACGCGTGCCGCGTGTCGCCGGGGAATGCCGAAGGTACGATCGTAGTCGGCGCGTCGGCGCTCGTGCGTGACAGCGATCGCGGTGCAGGCGACCCGATCGATCGGCGCGCGCCAGGTACCGCATGGGGACCGTGCGTCGATGTCTACGCTCCAGGCGATTCCGTCCTTCTGCCCAGTCTCGACAAGGATCAGTCGCCAACTGTGCAACTCTGGAACGGTACGTCGATGTCGGCAGGCTACGTCTCCGGTGCGGCCGCGCTCTTCCTCGAGTCGAACCCAACGGCGACGCCCGACGATGTCGGTCAGTACCTTCGCCAGACGTCGACCAAGAACGTAGTGCGCGACGCGAAGAGCCCGTTCAGTCGGATGCTGTTCGTCGGTCCGCGTTCGGAAGTGAAGATTGCCGCGCGAGGCGATTCGAAGGGCCCGTAG